TCTTGAAACTGCGCAGCCGCCTCACGGAAGCGCCCGAGGCTGGCCAGGGCGAGGCCCAGATTGTGATGCGCTTCCACGAAGTCCGGTTCGAGACGTAACGCCTCGGTGAAGCGTGCGATGGCCTCGTCGAATCGCCCCTGGCCCGCACACAGGCCGCCGAGGCTGCTCTGCGCGGCGGCATCCTCAGGGTTCAAGCGCAGCGCTTCTTCGTAATGCGGAATAGCCTCCGCCGGCCGGCCAACCTGGACCAGGGCGAACGCCAGGGCGGCGCGGGGGTTGGCATCGCGAGGGTTGATCCGGATGGCTGCTTCATAGTGCGGGATGGCCTCGTCGAATCGTTTCTGCACGGCCAGGTAGAACGCCAGGTTGCCGTGGGCGAAGTCGTTGTTCCTTGTCACGGTCAGGGCGTAGCGCCACAGAGTCTCGTCGTCCTTCCAGTAGGCAATCTGGCGGCGCGTGAGACCGACGCAGGCCAGCGCGACCGCCAGGGCCAGACCCGACAGCACGACTCTCCGGCCAGGCCAACGCGCGGCCAACTCGTGCGCGCCCCAGACCAGCATCAGCAGCACGCCGATGCCGGGAATATAGGTGTAGTGGTCGGCCATGGATTGTCTGCCGATTTGCACCAGGCCAATCACCGGAACCAGGGTGCCCAGGAACCAACACCAACCAGCGGCCAGGTACCGCCGCTCCCGGCCAAAGAAGAACACCAGCACCGAGATGACCAGCAACCCCAGGCCCGACCCCAGAATGGCCGCCACACCCCAGCTGGCCGGATACGGATAGAACGGGCTCAAGTCCACCGGCCAGAAGATAGTGCCCAGGTAACGGCAATAGGAGACCACGGCATTTGCGAGCCTTGTTGCCAGCGGGAGCACGTTGCACTTGGGTATGTTCAATGCTCCTGCTTGGACCGCGTAGGCGAGCGCGCTGCCCGCGGCCGCCAAGGCGAAGAAAGGCAGCTTCTCCCTGACGAAGGGAAGAAGAGTCTTGAGTTTGGAGTCTTGGGTCTGAAAACCAAAACGGTTGAGCGGCCAGTAGTCCAGCAGCAGGAGCACGAAGGGCAGTGTGACGAGCATTGGTTTGGACATCAGGCCCAAGGCGAAGAAGGCCAGTGCCAAGCCGTAGGAAACTCCCGACTTTGCACTCGGGACTTCGGACTCTCGCGCATAGCGCGCATAGGCCAGCAGGGTCAGCAGCAGGAAGAAGGTGCTCAGGACGTCTTTACGCTCCGAAATCCACGTGACCGATTCCACCCGGAGGGGATGTACAGCGAAGAGCAAGGCCAGAGCCGCGCAACGCCAAGTCGCGCCCGTCATCCCTCTGAACAGCAGGAACAGCAGGACGGCATTGGAGGCGTGTAGCAGGACGTTGGTCAGGTGATGGCCCCAGGGCTTCAGGCCGAAAAGCGTGCAATCCAGCATGTGGGAGAGAATCGTGAGCGGATGCCAGTTGGCGCCCACCTCGTGGGAGAACGCCCAGATGAGGTTTGACCAGCTTATCCCGGCCTGTACTCGCAGGTTGCCGGTCACAAACAGCATGTCGTCGTAGTCCACGAAGCCGTTGCGGAGCGAGGGCAGGAAGGTCCACACCACGGCTGCCAACAGACCAAGCGAGATGGCAATGCAAGGGCCGCCGCGTCCGGACGAGGTTGGTGGCTCGCCCGGGTTTGCGGGGCTAGGTCGCAGATTTGGGTTCGCGGTGCGTTGTGCCATGCTTGGCGCGCGACGAGCCACCCGCTTGCGAGCGTTCGCGCGGTGCCATTCAACTAGAGTAACGTCAGGGTGGAAGCGAGCAAAAAGTGGGGGGAGGGCTTGTTACGAAAGCGACGTGACCCCTGCTGTGATGGGGCTCCCTCCATAGTCCACAAGCTCCGGGCATGGAAACGACAGAGCGCGGACGAGGCCGTCCGCGCTCCAGCGAGACTCAAAACGACAGGACTGACTTACTTCCTGCGGCGCAGGGCGAGGAGGCCTAACAGGCCCAAGCCAAGCAGAGCGCCGGTAGCCGGCTCAGGGATCGCCACTGTCATAGCGAAGGCACGCGTCGTGTAAGGTGTCACCCCACCGTCGGGTGACCAGGAGCCGATGCCCGTGATGACCGCGTAGACCTGCATGTCCTCTTCGTCCCAATAGCTGGCCACACTGTACGCGCGACTCAAGCGGGAGAAGCCATCAAGAATCCCTTGGCCGGCGGCCAGGTCGGTCAGGTCAATCGCATGCCAGTTGCCAACGCTATCGCTCGTATCCCAGATCACGGCCTTCTCCATGCCACGGTAGGCCATGCCTACAGCGTACTTCCCATCCGCAGAAGCGCCGTATGGGATCTGCAGGGAAATCGAACCCGCTTCGTTCCCGAACAACGGCAGGGGGTTGATCGTCTGGCTCGCACCCGGGTTCTCAACTTTGTAGCCGTAATAGTTGCTGGGATCAGCCAACGTACGGGAACGCCCAAAGACGACGAGCCCATTGGCAGAAACCGAGAAAGCTTCGCCGGAGTCGGTGCCATCCAAGCCATTGAAGAAAAAGGCTGTACTAGCTACAGCATCGAGGACGTAGTTACGCTTGTTCGCCTGGGAATTGTTGACACCCCGCCAGCCAACCGACCGACCGCTGGCGCTCGTTCCCAGCATCTCACCCTGGTCACCAGATATTCCTTTAGTGTAATAGACATTCGCGGGAACAACCATGGGAGTTGTCGGGGGAACCGTCCACAGTCCGGCGCCTTTCATGACAACCAGCTGGCTTGTCCGCGCGTTGCTCCGGGTGCTGACGTAGTAGGCATCGGACCCGGCGGAGGATCCGAGCTGGTTGGCGAAGCCCATCGCCTGACCATAGGTCCAATTGGCGTTGCGGCGCTTGTTGCCCCACGTTGTGCCGCCATTTATCGTCATCCATTCGGCTGCGCCGCTGGAGGTCATGCCCGAGATGACGATCTGCTGCTGGCCGCCATAGGTGCGGTAGCCCACGCCATTGGCGTATTGGGATTGGGCGTTGTCAGCGCTGATCACGTTGATGGCGCTGGCGGAACCGACCTCCCACATGTAACCACGCGTGCCGGATTGGCCAACGATCCATTTGCCGTCCGAGGTAATGGCGCGGGCGTCGTTGGCAGTGTCGCCAGTCAGGGTTGGAATGACGGCAAGGGTGTCAGCCAGGGCGGCGGCGGCACTTAACGTCAAAACGGCGATAGCGGTGAGGAACTTCATGTTTTTGCCTTTCAGGTTGGTTGATTTTGGTGCTTTTTAGATCGCGATAATCAGGAGTGGCAGCGGGCTGCTGCGGAACCCAATTTGCTATAGATCCAGTACAACATGTCTACAGTTTTTACTGCTGAGTGTCATTTTGCGCAGAAACGACGCCCTTTGTCAAGCCCGGAAGGTTGTCTATTCCATGGACAAGACCCCCCGGCCCAAATTCCCGCAGAAGAGGCACAAATGGCCCAAAATGGCCTGTTTTGACAATCAAGCAGTCATTCAACACGGGCGGCGTCCCAGTCTTTTCGGTGATTCACGGAAGTTATTACATGCCGCGGCACAGTGTGCAGTCATGGGATGGGGATGGCGGGTTCCTGCCGATTTTCCTTCAAATGGACCCCCGGCAACGGGCACCATGGAGCGAGCTTACATGAGCATGATGCAAGAATTCACGGCGCTCGATGGCGCCATCTTGATTGACAAGCCCGCCGGGCCAACCTCGCACGACGTCGTGGATGCCATTCGCCGGCGCTTCGGCATCAAGAAGGTCGGCCATTGCGGCACACTTGACCCGAATGCCACCGGGCTGCTGATCATTGTGCTTGGACGCGGCACAAAGCTCTCCGAGAAGCTGATGTCCGACGACAAGGTTTATGAGGGCGCGATCAAGCTCGGCGAGACGACCAACAGCTACGATGCAGACGGCGAGTTGGTGGGGTCACTGCCAGTACCTCCGCTGACGCTGGACCAGCTCAACCAGGCGGCAGGAGAGTTCGTGGGCGATCACATGCAGACGCCCCCGATGGTGTCCGCAGTGAAGAAGGACGGCGTGCCGCTCTACAAACTGGCCCGAAAAGGCATCGAAGTGCCGCGGGAGCCGCGCCTGGTGCACATTTACAACTTCCGTTTCAGCGCCTACCAGGAGCCGCTGGCGCAGTTCCGACTGGCCTGCACCAAAGGCACCTACGTCCGCAGCATTGCGCACGACCTGGGACAGAAGCTCGGCTGCGGCGGGCACCTGGCAACGCTGCGGCGCGTAACCTCCGGCAAGTTTGAGGTAGCGCAGGCCATCCCACTGGCGGAGGTGCTGAAACTGGCGCCGCGCGAACTGGAGAAGCGGGTGCTGCCGTTCTTGAAATTGGCGGCGGCGGGGGGCAGCTAAAGGGCCATCTGGTGTGACGACGTTAAATGAGTGAATCAGGATGGCTGGTTACCCGCCACCTTCGCCGCCTGAGAACCCGCGCCACTAATTTAACGATTCAACCTGTTCAACTCATTTAGCGCGCATGAGAATTATCCGCACGGCCAAAGAGCTGAACCCGGCGCGCCGCAAAGTCTGCCTGGCCATCGGGTTCTTCGACGGCGTCCATCTCGGGCACCAGCAGGTCATCCGCCAGACGCTCACCGACGCCAGAAAACACGACGCCATTGCGCTGGTCATCACCTTCGACCAGCACCCGAACACAGTGGTCGCCCCCAGCCGGGTGCCGCCGCTGATCTACTCACTCCCGCAGAAGCTGCGCGCGATCGAGTCTTTGGGAGCCGACACGTTGCTGCTCATTCGTTTCGACAAGGCATTCAGCGAGCAGAGCGGCGAGGCATTCGTTCGCGGACTGGCGCGCGACCTGGGTAACATTCAAAGCCTTTGTGTCGGGGCGAACTTTGTCTTCGGCCATAAACGCGGTGGGAATGTGGACTTGTTGAGGAAGCTTGGGGTGGAGCTGAGATTCGCGGTGCACGGCATGGCGGCGGTGTCGCTGGACGGCCAAGCCGTCAGCAGCACTCGGATCCGGCAAGTCATTCGGGCGGGAGACTTGGACCGGGTAAGCCAGATGCTCGGCCGCGCCTATTCCCTGGCGGGTACGGTCATTCGGGGGGACGGGCTGGGCCACCGACTCGGCTTCCCGACTGCCAACCTCGATGCCGCCACCCTGGCCTTGCCGCCAAATGGGGTTTACGCCGTCCTCGCGGAGACGGGCGGCAAAACCTGCCGCGCGGTCCTGAATATTGGCCACCGGCCCACCCTGCGGGATCCGAACCCGCAGTTAAGGGTGGAGGCGCACCTGATTGACTTCACCGGCGACCTCTACGGCCAGGAATTGGAAGTAGCCTTCGTGGAGAATCTGCGCACAGAGAAGGAATTTGCCTCGCTCACCGAACTACGCCAGCAAATCGCCCGGGACATCCTCGACGCCCAAATGCGGTTCTAGCAAAGGACTCGATTTCGCAAATCCACTAACGTATTGCCTGCACACAGTCCGGAACCCAGCCTGGCCAGTATCGGTCAACATCGTCTCACCGCGCAGGTGGGCTCAACACCGGCACTATGAGCCGGTTGCATCCAGTCACGCCCGCCCACTGCCACCCCAACTACCGGTTCCGCCCATCCCCTGACCTTAAGGCACCCTGCGCCCAATCCAGCTACGGCGACGGGACGGCGGCAATCCAGCGGGACCCCGGTGTGTATCCCATGGGGATCGCTCCCCATGGGATACACACTGGGGCATCACGGGTATCACAGCGTTGTCGCACGGGCATTTCAGACCGTCAGGCCGCGTTCGGAAACCACCACTGTCCTAAAAATGGACACTGCGGTAATCTCCACGAGGGTGGCTGTTCGGTCCAGGAATACGGAACAGCACTACTGGACTGCCGTGTTAAGGCAATTGGTGGGCACGGTAGAATCGCCGGGGAATCCCCGTGGCGGAGTCCGTGAACTGGAGGGTGCCAGTGGTATTGGTGAAGCTGGCCACGGTGACCCAGCTCAGCGGGTTGGACAAGTTGGTCGAGCCCAGGACTTCAATCTTCTGGCCCGGCGGGCCGGAAATGGTGCATCGGAATTGCCCCCCGGCCAGGCGTTGGGGCGAGAGCAGCCGCAGGGCAGTGATCACGTTGAAGGGGCTGCTTAGGGCTGTGTGCCCGGCACCGTCATTTGCTTTGAGCACCACATTGGTGGCGTTTTGCCCCACAGTAATCGTTCCGTTCCAGACGCCGTTTACGAAGGCGCCGGAGGTCGCTGGGCTCACGGGAATGGAGTTGGAGAAGACAACCCGGTAGCGCAAATCAACCATCGGCCCCTGTGCGGTGCCGCGGACCGAAGTCGGGAACACATCGCCGTAAGACCAGTAGAAGTTCTGGCCCACAGTACCTTGAGCAAAGGTAGTAGGCCACGAGGTCGTGCGGAAGTAACCGTTGGTCCCTTGAGGGATGCGTGCACCGACGCGGTAGGTCGTGCCCGCAGCAAGCGTTATCGGCGTCGCCAGCGCTGCCTCGGTCCAACTGCCGAATGCCGACACGTCCTGGCTCGCCAGCAGGGTGCCGCTATCAGTCCAGATCGAAACCTTGTCTGTGCTGTAACCGCGGACGGCGGTGATCTGAACATTAGTGTTTGGCGTAAAGGCGTAGCCGTGCGTCATTTCGGAGCCGAACAGGTAGCTATTCGGTGACAAGTTCCCAACAATCGTGGCGGGAGATCCGGCCCCGGAAGCATAAGCGCTCAAGGTCACGGGGCCCGCGAAACCAGAGGCCACGCCGTTGGTGAGGTTCCGGGCCGTGATGGTCGTCGGGAATGGCGCATTCAGGTACTGCGTGGGACCTACCGGGCCCCATACCAGATGGTCCAGCACTGTCGTCAGCATGTTGTTGGTGAAGTCCACCCCCCACCGATTGCCGCTGGCAGCAGTGTAGTCCCACGATGTTCCAGTCGTGACCGTACGGCTGGTGGTAGTGAAATTGGTCTTGGTGACAGTGATGGAGTAGGTGGAATTGGCGGGGATTCTGGCAAGGGCGTAAATTCCCTGGCTGCCGGTGGTGGTCGTATAGGTGCCGCCACCAGTTTTTACGGCTGTAACGGTGGCAGCAACGACCGGCCGGCCAATCTGGTCCACTACCCGGCCGCTAATGATCTCGCCAGCGCCATTGGTGTAGAGGTTGTACAGGCAAGTGTGCACCACGTTGAAGTCATAGTTGCTGGTTTCCACGATCGGCAGCGCATACCACGCCGAGGCTGCCCCCGACCACCCCAAATTCAAATGGTGGAAGAGGGTGGAATCACTGTAGCCGTAGCCATCCGCCAGGACGGCATGTCCCCCGCTCGGGCCTTTGATCCCCAGGACCACCGGGTATCGAGCATCCAGATTCGGGTTGACCATGTTGATCAAATTGGCGCCTATATCGGACCCGTTGTTGTACCTCGCAACGGCACTGGAGTAGAGGAACGTGGTGGTCAGCGCGATTTTGGCATCCGTCAGGGATGCGGAAGAACCCGTTGCCCTGTAGCTCATGCCGACCGTGGCGCCCGCATCTGCGACTAATGCGCCAATGGCCTGGCATTGCGTCGTGGTGGGACTGGAGGGCGGCATCAACGGCATGTCGCTCCACACATAGGCGCCGCCGGGACCAGTGCCCCCATGCAAGTAATACATTAGGGGAGAGCCATCTGAATAAATCTCAAATCCTGCCGACCCGACGCTGGCGACAGGAAACTCGTAGTAGCGCATCAGTTGGGCCATTGCCGTTGCGACGCAGCCCGCCCAGTAGTTGTTCTTGTTTCCGTCTCCATAGGGCGGAGTATAGTAATTATAACATGCGGTCGTGCCGCCAGCGGCCGCGGTTCCCTGGTCCCAGGTGCTCAGGGTCAGGGGGGCTACTCGGACATCCGACACGCTCGCAAGAGCCTGATCCGTGGCCCCTTCGGATGCCGGTTTGGCTTCCTGAGTGGCAAGCCGCCGCCACTTCGCCTGGGCTTTGAGCGCGTTGGTGTCCGGGTTGGCTGCGTTCTTCGCCAATCGGGCGTAAGAAACTCTGGCCGACAGATCGCCGCTCGCCAGGGCGCCCAGAGGATTACCAGTCGAAGGGTCAAATTTGCCGGCGCGAGCGAAGCCGACAATCGGCTGAACCTGATCGTCAGCGGCCGCAATGACGAAGCCGGAGGGGGCCAAATACACCACATAATACAGGGCGCTGCCAGCGTTGTCGCTGAAAGTGTCCACCCGCTGTACGGTTGTGCCCAACTCCTCCCCCAACGGCGCCCGGTCCAGGTTGAGCCAGGCAGCAACGGCCGCGGCCGCCTGCTTTGAAGTCACAGGCGCCGCCTCGGCGGCCTGCCAAGGATGGCTCAGCAGAGTTCCAAACACCAGTACCGCAAGGGCCGTGTCGAGCCGGTTCAAGAAAAAATGGATGTGCTTCACTGGGTCTTGGCAGATGGGGCTGTTGGTTTGATCGGTGATCATTATCTAAACGGGCGTGCGCCGCTTTGTCGGTTCCGGAATCGCGGCGTGCCCTCAAACCAAAGCGCCGTCGCCTTCCACAAAAGAATCGCCAACAAAGCTCGTGGCTGGGCGACATAACGTCAGCCCTCGCCGCGACAAGGCCTGTTCTACCAGACCCACGGCAGCAATTCAAGTACCATCCCTGCGTTGAACGCATTTTCTGGTTTTCCTGTCCATCGGTGAGTAATATTTCAGAACACATGAATACCGGAATCAATGCCATCAACGCGGCAGTGCAAGAGGCTGGGGCGTTTGTGCGCCCCCTGTTTAACGAGTTAGGAAAGGTGATCGTGGGGCAGACTTACCTGGTCGAGCGGCTGTTCATCGGCCTGCTGGCTAATGGGCATGTGCTCTTGGAAGGCGTGCCGGGGTTGGCCAAGACGCTGTCGGTGAAGTCCCTGGCCAATTGTCTAAACGTCAGATTCTCGCGGCTGCAATTCACGCCCGACATGCTGCCGGCAGACGTCATCGGAACGCAAATCTACAACCCCCAGTCCGGGGCATTCACCACACGCAAGGGACCGATCTTTGCGAACCTGGTGCTGGCCGACGAGATTAACCGCGCGCCGGCCAAGGTGCAGAGCGCGTTGCTCGAAGCGATGCAGGAAAAGCAGGTCACCATCGGCGACCAAACTTTCAAGCTGGAGGAGCCGTTCCTGGTGCTCGCCACGCAGAACCCGATCGAGCAGGAAGGCACCTACCCGCTGCCCGAGGCGCAGGTTGACCGCTTCATGCTCAAGCTCAAGATCGGCTATCCGTCGCGGGGCGAAGAGCGACAAATCCTCGACCTGATGGCCCGCACCTCCGGCACGCCCACCACCACCCCGGTCGTCGAGCCGAAACAAATCCTCCAGGCCCGCCAGGTCATCAACGACATATACATGGACGACAAGGTCAAGGACTACATCGTGGACCTGGTCTGCGCCACGCGGGATCCGGAGGAGCACAAGATTCAGGTCAAGGAATTCATCCAGCTTGGCGCCTCCCCGCGCGCAACTATTTACCTCACGCTGGCCGCCAAGGCCTACGCGTTCCTCAAAGGGCGCGGCTACGTGACCCCGCAGGACGTCAAAAGCATCGGCATGGACGTGCTGCGGCACCGCGTGGCCATCACTTACGAGGCGGAAGCCGAGGAGAAGACCAGCGAGACCATCATCCAGAAGATCTTTGATGAGCTGCCGGTGCCATGATTCCCCGGGATATTCTCAAGAAGATCCGCCAGATCGAGATCCGCACCAACCGGCTGGTGAGTGAGACGCTGGCCGGCCAGTACCACAGCGTTTTCAAGGGCCAGGGGATGAACTTCGACGAGGTGCGCGAGTATCAGCCCGGCGACGAGGTTCGCTCCATTGACTGGAACGTCACGGCGCGAATGAACCATCCGTTCGTCAAAAAGTTCGTGGAGGAGCGGGAATTAACTCTCATGCTGGTGGTGGACGCCAGCGGCTCGGGACTGTTTGGCTCGCGCGACCAGTCCAAGCGCGAGCTGGCGGCCGAGATTGCTTCGGTGCTGGCCTTCTCGGCCATTCGCAACAACGACAAGGTGGGGCTGATCCTGTTCACCGACGAAGTCGAGAAGTTCATCCCGCCGCGCAAAGGCCGCCGCCACGTCCTGCGGGTCATCCGCGAGGTGCTCTTCTTCGAGCCGCGCCGCCGCGGCACGGACTTGAACGGTGCATTGGAATTCCTGCTGCGGGTAACACCCCATCGGGCCATCGCGGTGGTCATCTCGGACTTTATCGGTTCGCCGGCAGATCCGGCCGGCCGGCGCCGCGGCACACTTCGCCCCCAGATCATGCTGCTTGAATCGCTGGCCCAGGCATCGCTGACCATGCTGCGCCAGGCCAATCGCCGGCATGACGTGGTGGCGGTGCAGATAACTGACCGGTATGAACTCGAACTACCGGCGCTTGGCCGATTGGTGCTGAACGACGCTGAGACGGGTGAAGTCGTTGAGATCAACACTGGAGACGAGCGTAAACGCGCCGCCTTTGCCGAGCGGCAGGCTCGCGCCCAGGCCGACTTGGCACGGCTATTCCGCTCCGCCGGCATTGACGCCATCCGGCTGCGCACCGACCAGCCGTACGCCGCGGAGTTGGGCCGGTTCTTCGAGACGCGCGAGAAACGGCGGTTGCGGGGGTAGGAATGATCTCGAAGGTCCAGGTCCATACGCCTGCATGGTGCGTGTTGCGTGGAAGGCCGCACGGGATTACGCCCTACACAACAAGGAGCACGCCATAAACTGATGGCCGCAACAAACCTCCAGACCAAGTCCCTCCTGGCGGAAAGCGCCGGCACCAACGCGCTGCGCGACATCAAGCCGCCGGTCGAAATACCGAGTGGCTGGGCGTGGCTCTGGTGGACGCTGCTGATCCTTGCGGCTGCGGCGGTGGGATTCTGGGCCTGGCGCTATTGGCAGCGGCGCCGAGCGCGAGCCAAGGTCGTCCCGGTCGTTCCGCCTCATATTCGAGCAAAACAAGAACTGCGGGAAGCGCTGGCGCTGATCAACCAGCCACGCGAGTTCTGCATTTTCGTCTCCGACACCATCCGCTGGTATCTGGAGGAGCGGTTCGACTTCCACGCGCCGGAACGGACCACCGAGGAGTTTCTATATGAGTTGCAGGGAACCAACCTGCTGACGCCGGACCAGAAGACCAGCCTGGGCGACTTCCTCCAGCGGTGCGACCTGGTCAAGTTCGCCAAATACGAGCCGGGGCGGCCAGAACTGGACGACCTGCACGCTTCGGCGGTGCGGTTGGTCGAGGAGACCGAGCCGATCATGGCCACCTTGGAAGCGGTGAAAACAGGTGCTCAAGCATGACCTTCGGCCATCCATACGTGCTGCTGCTGCTCCTGTTGTTGCCGGTGCTGGGGTGGCTTAAAGGCAAGCAAGGCAAACCTCCCGCCTTCGTCTACTCCTCCGTCCAATTGGTCCGCGGCATTCTCAATGTCAGCCGCACCCGCTCGGGCGCGTTCCTGGCCTCGATGCGCTGGCTGCTCCTGGCGCTGCTGATCATCGCCCTGGCACAGCCGCGCCTCACCAGGAGCGAAACCAAGGTCACCGCCAGCGGCGTTGACATCGCCGTGGCGCTCGACCTCTCGGGCAGCATGGCATCCGAAGACTTTGAAGTGGGCCGAGAACGTATCAACCGGCTGGCGATGGCGAAGGAAGTGCTTAAGACGTTCATTGACAAACGTCCCGCCGACCGCATTGGCATCGTAGCTTTCGCCACGCAGGCCTATATCGCCTCGCCCTTGACGCTCGATCACGACTTCCTCCTGGAGAACCTCGCCCGGCTTGAACTGGGCACCATTGACAATTCCCGCACCGCCATAGGGTCGGCCCTCAGCACGGCCATCAACCGCCTGCGTGATCTCAATTCCAAGAGCAAGATCGTCATCCTGATGACCGACGGCCAGAATAACGCAGGCAAAGTCCCGCCCCTGACCGTGGCCGAGGCGGCTCAGAAACTCGGCGTCAAAGTCCATACCATCGGCGTCGGCACCCGCGGCATGGCGCCGATGCCGGTGTACATGGACGGGCGCAAAGTCGGCTATCAACAGCATCCGGTGGACATTGACGAGGACACGCTCCAGAAGATCGCCAGCTTGACGGGCGGGAAATACTACCGTGCCGACAACTCCCAGCGCTTCCAGGCCATTTACGCCGAGATTGACAAGTTGGAGAAAACCGAGGCTGACGTGATGAAGTTCTCTCGTCACGACGAACTGTTCCCCTGGCTCATCGCGCCTGGCTTGGGGCTTCTCCTGCTCGAAGTGCTTCTGCGGCATACGATTTGGAGGCGCCTGCCGTGACTTTTGCCAATCCCCACATCCTCTGGCTGCTGCTGGCGCTCCCCCCTGCCCTGCTGGCCTTCTTTTGGTGGGCCGGGCGCAAGCGCCAGCAACTGCTCGCTCAGTTCATCCAGGCCCGCCTATTGCCCAGCCTGACCGTCGGCATCTCTGCTACGCGCCAGAGGATTCGCGTTGCCTGTCTAGTCCTGGCCGCCGCCTGCCTCATCCTCGCGCTGGCCCGCCCGCAATGGGGATTCCACTGGGAAGAAGTTAAGCAGCGTGGCCTGGACATCGTTGTGGCAATTGACACCTCGAAGAGCATGTTGGCGATGGACATCGCACCCAACCGCCTGGCCCGTGCCAAACTGGCCGCTCTGGACCTGATGCAACACGCCAAATCCGACCGCCTGGGTTTGGTCGCGTTCGCCGGCACCGCGTTTCTGCAGTGCCCCCTGACCATTGACGACTCGGCTTTCCGCCAAAGCGTTGAAGCGCTCGACGTGAACATCATACCCCAGGGCGGCACGGCCCTGGCCGAGGCAATTCAGTCCGCCCTGACCGCCTACAAAGAGGGCGACAACTATAAGGTCCTG
Above is a window of Candidatus Paceibacterota bacterium DNA encoding:
- a CDS encoding tetratricopeptide repeat protein, whose protein sequence is MVWTFLPSLRNGFVDYDDMLFVTGNLRVQAGISWSNLIWAFSHEVGANWHPLTILSHMLDCTLFGLKPWGHHLTNVLLHASNAVLLFLLFRGMTGATWRCAALALLFAVHPLRVESVTWISERKDVLSTFFLLLTLLAYARYARESEVPSAKSGVSYGLALAFFALGLMSKPMLVTLPFVLLLLDYWPLNRFGFQTQDSKLKTLLPFVREKLPFFALAAAGSALAYAVQAGALNIPKCNVLPLATRLANAVVSYCRYLGTIFWPVDLSPFYPYPASWGVAAILGSGLGLLVISVLVFFFGRERRYLAAGWCWFLGTLVPVIGLVQIGRQSMADHYTYIPGIGVLLMLVWGAHELAARWPGRRVVLSGLALAVALACVGLTRRQIAYWKDDETLWRYALTVTRNNDFAHGNLAFYLAVQKRFDEAIPHYEAAIRINPRDANPRAALAFALVQVGRPAEAIPHYEEALRLNPEDAAAQSSLGGLCAGQGRFDEAIARFTEALRLEPDFVEAHHNLGLALASLGRFREAAAQFQEVLRLKPDDANGRRKLDQMLAILQDPGKAIEAYRDVLRARPADVRAQAELGRVLLESGRLDEALEHLTAAARQSPKSAETQYQFGAALSRKGEVEKAARQFELALRLEPKFAPAHYALGILRQHQGQVAEALQHWREAARLAPQWADPLNNLAWVLATNPRADLRNGPEAVKLAERAVELTGTNTVGMLDTLAAAYAEAGRFAEARSTARRAQATAAAKGQEVLAGQIGRRSAFYAAQKPYRDTPDVKP
- a CDS encoding PEP-CTERM sorting domain-containing protein, with protein sequence MKFLTAIAVLTLSAAAALADTLAVIPTLTGDTANDARAITSDGKWIVGQSGTRGYMWEVGSASAINVISADNAQSQYANGVGYRTYGGQQQIVISGMTSSGAAEWMTINGGTTWGNKRRNANWTYGQAMGFANQLGSSAGSDAYYVSTRSNARTSQLVVMKGAGLWTVPPTTPMVVPANVYYTKGISGDQGEMLGTSASGRSVGWRGVNNSQANKRNYVLDAVASTAFFFNGLDGTDSGEAFSVSANGLVVFGRSRTLADPSNYYGYKVENPGASQTINPLPLFGNEAGSISLQIPYGASADGKYAVGMAYRGMEKAVIWDTSDSVGNWHAIDLTDLAAGQGILDGFSRLSRAYSVASYWDEEDMQVYAVITGIGSWSPDGGVTPYTTRAFAMTVAIPEPATGALLGLGLLGLLALRRRK
- the truB gene encoding tRNA pseudouridine(55) synthase TruB yields the protein MMQEFTALDGAILIDKPAGPTSHDVVDAIRRRFGIKKVGHCGTLDPNATGLLIIVLGRGTKLSEKLMSDDKVYEGAIKLGETTNSYDADGELVGSLPVPPLTLDQLNQAAGEFVGDHMQTPPMVSAVKKDGVPLYKLARKGIEVPREPRLVHIYNFRFSAYQEPLAQFRLACTKGTYVRSIAHDLGQKLGCGGHLATLRRVTSGKFEVAQAIPLAEVLKLAPRELEKRVLPFLKLAAAGGS
- a CDS encoding bifunctional riboflavin kinase/FAD synthetase, with product MRIIRTAKELNPARRKVCLAIGFFDGVHLGHQQVIRQTLTDARKHDAIALVITFDQHPNTVVAPSRVPPLIYSLPQKLRAIESLGADTLLLIRFDKAFSEQSGEAFVRGLARDLGNIQSLCVGANFVFGHKRGGNVDLLRKLGVELRFAVHGMAAVSLDGQAVSSTRIRQVIRAGDLDRVSQMLGRAYSLAGTVIRGDGLGHRLGFPTANLDAATLALPPNGVYAVLAETGGKTCRAVLNIGHRPTLRDPNPQLRVEAHLIDFTGDLYGQELEVAFVENLRTEKEFASLTELRQQIARDILDAQMRF
- a CDS encoding C10 family peptidase, giving the protein MITDQTNSPICQDPVKHIHFFLNRLDTALAVLVFGTLLSHPWQAAEAAPVTSKQAAAAVAAWLNLDRAPLGEELGTTVQRVDTFSDNAGSALYYVVYLAPSGFVIAAADDQVQPIVGFARAGKFDPSTGNPLGALASGDLSARVSYARLAKNAANPDTNALKAQAKWRRLATQEAKPASEGATDQALASVSDVRVAPLTLSTWDQGTAAAGGTTACYNYYTPPYGDGNKNNYWAGCVATAMAQLMRYYEFPVASVGSAGFEIYSDGSPLMYYLHGGTGPGGAYVWSDMPLMPPSSPTTTQCQAIGALVADAGATVGMSYRATGSSASLTDAKIALTTTFLYSSAVARYNNGSDIGANLINMVNPNLDARYPVVLGIKGPSGGHAVLADGYGYSDSTLFHHLNLGWSGAASAWYALPIVETSNYDFNVVHTCLYNLYTNGAGEIISGRVVDQIGRPVVAATVTAVKTGGGTYTTTTGSQGIYALARIPANSTYSITVTKTNFTTTSRTVTTGTSWDYTAASGNRWGVDFTNNMLTTVLDHLVWGPVGPTQYLNAPFPTTITARNLTNGVASGFAGPVTLSAYASGAGSPATIVGNLSPNSYLFGSEMTHGYAFTPNTNVQITAVRGYSTDKVSIWTDSGTLLASQDVSAFGSWTEAALATPITLAAGTTYRVGARIPQGTNGYFRTTSWPTTFAQGTVGQNFYWSYGDVFPTSVRGTAQGPMVDLRYRVVFSNSIPVSPATSGAFVNGVWNGTITVGQNATNVVLKANDGAGHTALSSPFNVITALRLLSPQRLAGGQFRCTISGPPGQKIEVLGSTNLSNPLSWVTVASFTNTTGTLQFTDSATGIPRRFYRAHQLP